The window TGGAGGACAATAAAGATGAAGTACAGCCCTCTTCTGGCCTCGCGTGAGCCGGAAGTTAACTGAGAGAGCAAGCAACTGGCGGCGCAAGGCAAGAGTAAAGTCTCTGCGGGCTGCGAACCTGCCTCTTGCGCACACATCTACATGGCTTTAGCTACAAGTCGTTCAACCCGTCGTCCGTAGACACAAGTCTACGTACATGCGCGGTTGGATTTGCTCACTTCGATGCATATATGTGATTCCGTTTGCTTTTGCGTCGAAGCACATCCGGCAAACACGATTTGTATCGGCAAATAAGTGAAAAAAGCAGGCTTGTAGCAAGGAACGCTTCATTCTCCGCGTCACCTactctctccgcttctctctcctggGCGCCGTCCTCACTCGACTCCgcgctttccttcttctctgcccgtccttttttctcttcccctttcttttctttccctCTTCGCGACCGCCAAAATGGATGAGGAATATGACGTAAGCCGACACACATAGGACTTGTCTCTGTGTCTTCCGCCACTCTCTCCAttgcaaaaaaaaaacctcACTCGCGCCGTCCGTGCCAGCCGCTCACTCTCGGTGGAAAGCCTCTACTTTTCCGCACTATCCTTCTCTGTATCTTTTTTTGCTTTTACTTTGGCTTCttagttttttttttcactcTCGGAATTCCGCTTCTGgtcgtcctctccgcctccgggGCCCCATGGCGACTCGAAGCACTGAGCTTGTCTGTACTCACTCGCCCTCCCTTCTCTTCATTCACGGTCCTttttcgctgcctctcctgtCCAAGTGCTCGCCTGGCTTGTCTTCTCCCGTAGGGTCCTTCTCCAGGGAAATGTGTGTTCGGGAGACAGCTCGACGGTCGGCTGGATTTTCTCCTCCCTCATCAGCTCGCGTGCCGCGACGTGCTGCCGCTGTGCACCccaagcgcgagagaagacttgccgccgcgttctctccgcttctcctcgcccttcaTGTCATCTGCGTCTTTggccgcgctcggcgtctggGGCACCTGCCCCTCTCGCCCTAGCGGgactgccggcggcggaggttgcgcagggcggcgaagcgccctCGTCTGTGTCCGGTGATGATTTTGCTTCCGTGTCGGCGGCGTGCAGCGGCTGGGAAGCTGCGAGTTCAGCGGCCTCTGCCCTCCGCTCGaggctctctgtctctcgccccttcctcgcctgtcgcgcgcgctgtGAACAGCCTTCTGtttgtctctctttctctgcaggccATCGTCTGCGGCACGGGCCTCAAGGAGTGCATCCTGAGTGGCTTGCTGTCAACTCACGGGAAAAAGGTTCTACACGTAGACCGCAACGGATACTACGGCGGCGAGTCTGCTTCGCTGAACCTCACCAACCTCTACGAAAAATTCAAGCCGGgtaaggcgcgcgcgagtccgcagctcgagagagagggacagagagagagagaggagacgcctcgagtctccggaggcgcgacgcatGCCTCACTCAGCGCCGACAGAAGCTTCTCTGTGGCCTCGCGGCCTTTCGCCTCTCGGCTGGAAGCTCTTTCTCAGTCGCTGGATGGGGgcgctcctgaaagtaacggtacaagctgtaaacaaaggactccttaacttaaactgaggagtcaagtaggtacaaactGTACACTAGGACGCGCTGCCGAGCTGCCAGGCAaggacacagagagagaaagcagagcGACACGGGCTGCGCAGGAGCCGGAAGGAGGAGAGTGGTACTGTGCCTTCGCACTGTTGGCGCGCTGTCAGGGGGGGTCGGGTTGCTGGGTCGGCTCGGCGTTGGCCTTCTTTTCCTGCGAGAGGCGGTCGCGCTGGGTTCTGCCTGGCGTGCGATGCAGGCGAGActccgccgcagtcgctGGGCTTCAACCGCGACTGGAATGTCGATCTGATCCCCAAGTTTGTCATGGCGTGCGGGAAGCTCGTCAAGGTTCTTCTCACGACCAAGGTGACGAGGTACCTAGAGTGGCAGGTCATCGAGGGCACTTACGTCTACCAGTACCAGAAGGCAGGATTCTTCTCCAACGCAAAGTACATCCACAAGGTAAGCGAcctcccctgccccccccctcccccctccggAAATGATTATGAgtttctctgctgcgtgtGCAGGGCCCGACGGTGTGGAGGTTTCAGCCATACACACATGCAGGAGGCAAGCCGTCTGCGCGGGCTtgtccgctgccgcgcgtcccACGTGTGTGGAGCCCCTGAATCACGTTTTTTgtccacgcatgcgcagcgatCTCTGCGCccgtgtctctgcttcgcaCGCTGCGTCAGGTGCCGTCGACGGACACCGAGGCGCTGACTTCGCCCTTGATGCCGTTGCTCGAGAAAAACCGCTGTAAAAACTTCCTCAGCTACTGCGCCCAGTGGGAGCTGGAGAATCCTGAGACCTGGAAGGGCTTCGACCCCAAGCGCCACTCGATGAAGCAGGTGTGTCCTtggctcgccttccttcttgtcctctgccgcagaggaacGCGCTTTCTGCGAATAAATTTCTAACTGGTTGGGTACCTCTATGGCTAGTCGTGCAACTGCAAGAACTGTGGATCTGTGGGCTGCTCGAGGTGTCAAGTGCATCAGCAGGGGGCAGTTCAGATGAGAACTACTGTGGATAAAGAACCACTTGAGGAGTCTTATTATTATAGCAAAAATGACCAGCGGAAAGAGCAGCCGCGTCGCATTCCGCTCAAAATGGGCGAGTCATTTGCCGTTTCTTGACGGCTTTTTCGGCGGAGTCGGGCGCGCGGCTTTCTCTTCGTAATACGCCGGCGTCTGTGGGTTCCGCGGCCTGGTCTGAGTCCGTGTTCGCGCGTCGTTTCGGAGTGAGGAAATCCGTGACAGATTTTTCGCACGCCACGTTTCTGCCGCTGGTGCGGGGCGTGGTTGCGTTCCCTCTGCTGGGGACTCTCACACTTCCCCAGGCGTCTGCCAGCTGGCAAAAGCTTTTTCTCGGTTTCTTGTCGTCCGCAGGTGTACGACTACTTCGGTCTGCAGCCCAACACCATCGACTTCGTGGGGCACGCGGTGGCGCTGTACACCTCCGACGAGtgagcggcaggcgagagcggtctcgagtttttttcgcagagggacgcgaggGAGTCCTCTACAGAAAGGGGGTCGTcgagagagcgcggagaggTGTGGAGCAGAAGGCCGACTTCTCTAGAGCGGAGATGCCGGCGGGAAgactctctctccttctaCCGGCTTCGCGCAGCCGCATTCGCCTGACTCGCGAGGCgcacctgcggcgcccgAAGACTGTGGAGAGTAGAGACGCGTTCCGGGGGGGCTGGAGCTGCGCTGACGAGTGAGAGGCGATTTATTTGTGTCCACGCGGAATTTCTGCGCATCTTATGAAGCGCTGGCTGGGTGTCGTGTGGTGTTGTGTGTAGCTATCTGTCGCAGCCGATGGGTCAGACGATGGAGAAGATCAAGTTGTACATGTATAGCATCTCGCGCTACGGCAAGTCGCCTTTCATCTATCCGCTCTACGGCTTGGGCGGCCTCCCCGAAGGCTTcagccgcctctgcgccatCAACGGCGGAACGTACATGCTGAACAAACCGATTGACGGGTTTGTCTACGACGACAACGGGAAGGTTTGCGGCGTCAAGTCTGTCGACGGAGAAGTACGCCCTACAAAAACCTTGTGGCTGCATCTCTGCAAGAAATGGCGAACGGCCGGGCCCGTTGCCTCTGGCCACAGCGacagatgcatgcacagGTGTATAGATCGCCGTCGTGGTATTCAGGATCTGTATACGTCTCCACAgatataatatatatatgtatcggTATGTGCACTagtatgtatatgcatgcgacACAGACGCGGGAGGCGTATGGCTGCCGGAGAgtgtgcggctgcaggccaGCGCGTTGAAGCCTAGTGGTGTGTCTGCACGATTGGAGttgccctctgcgtcgccgtggCTGTTTTTGTCGTGGGCACTCAGGGGGTTTTTGTGTCTCTTCTTTGtcgtgcggctgcgcggctgttCGGTCTCTTAGCTTCGCCCGCGCTCCATTTCTCTGTCGCTGCAGGTCGCCCGCTGCAAGATGGTGGTGTGCGACCCGAGCTACGTGAAGTACGACCCGAAGAAGGTTCGCAAGGCGGGACAGGTGATTCGCTGCATCTGCATTCTGGGCAATCCGATTCCGAGCACCTCGAACGCGTCGTCCTGCCAAATCATCATTCCGCAGCGCCAGGTTAACCGCAAGAACGACATTTACGTCATGCTTGTCTCTTCCTCGCACGGCGTCGCGCTGAAGGGAAAGTACATCGCCATCATCAGCACAACCGTGGAGACTGACGACCCCATGAAGGGTAAGCGCCGACGAAGCGAGCAGACGCCTCCACGTGCCTCGACGCGAGTCGAAGAGTCTTTGTATCTCTTGCAGACGCGAGTCTCTCGCGGGGGTCTCGCCGCTCATTCGAGTCTTGCGCGGCTGAGGGGAGCGGTTGACGATAACATCAATACGGAAGGCACGATGCAGTGAACTGAAGGCCCACagaaggggggagggggaggacgcGTGAAGAGATTAGGGTTTAGTGTTACGTGCATTTTAGTCGACTGCACCGCGGTGCGTGTCCGTTTGAGCTGATGTTGATCGCGTCAGCGGCAATCCCGCCTCCGCTGAGAGGAGACAAGCTTGGTCCGGTCTTTCAGCTGTTGAAGGCTTTTCCCAGTGGCAGGGAGAGCCACAGTGGGGGCCGGGTGACCGGTTGTCTCCGCTTTGGCGCCACTTCAgcggccttcgcttcttctgccgcagagagggagtGTTCATACAGCCTTTGAGTGGTACCATGCGATGCCGCAGAAATCGCACCGGCACTGGAGCTTCTCGGCCTCATTGAACAGCAGTTCGTGCAGGTCAGCGACGTGTACGAGGCGGCAACAGACGGCACCGAAGACAACGTCTTTGTCTCAGGCTCCTTCGATGCGACTTCCCACTTCGAGTCCGCGACGGAGGACGTCCTCAGAATGTAAGCTTTTCCGGAGGAGAACCCTTTTCCCTCGCTTTGCGACCAGCCACCAGACAAATTCCTACGTCTGTTGAGCTGAGGCGACACGCGCCGGCTGTATGCAATAGCTGTCTGCCCTTTTTATGGCCTTTAAACAAGATTTCCCCACCCCCCTCAGCTGTGACAGGTTATACGAGAGTCGAAGTGTAGTTTGCTGCCGCTCCCGCTACGAGCATGTGGATTTATCTGTATACTTTACTGTCTGCGGTATTTCGAGTAGTTCGCTTCACGGACATGTAGATTGCATGTGTATCTGAACTCGTTGGCCTTCAGTTCGCATGTTTCCGAGCTAGTATATtccatgtatgtatgtatatcgGTAGTAGAGTTGATGGTTTCGATCCGCCCCTGTGGCGCGGAGATCCTTCTCGGAGCGTGTTTTGGCTCTCCAGTGTGTAGCCTGCGAGCGTTTTGACTTTCCATTTTTTGAGGACTGAATCTTGAGAGCTCCACGCGATCGGCGGGGAGATTCGCTTGCTCGGTGGTGCAAAGGCGTGCGGCtatgtgcgtgtgtgtcgggCAGCTGGAAGAACATGACCGGCGAGGACTTGGATTTGTCCGTGAAGGCGGAGCCCGAAGATCTGCAGGAGATGTAAAGCTTTTTAACGCGTGGAGAAGATGCCGGCTTTGTCTTCCTTTCGGAGATCTTCGTGTGACCGCGGCACGGAAGCACTCGTGGCGCTCAGCGGAAGACCCAAAAACGCACGAGTCTCAAAGAGAGACTCACACGatgcggagaggcgagggcagcgtcTCTTTCGTTTTCGTTCTTGTTCTCCTCCCTCatccttcctcgccgcctgtctgtctctgcgtcgtaGCAGGGTTTTCCGTTTGTTGCTCGGGGTTCGTTTCCATCTAGTTCTTTTGGCTTgctgctttttcttctctctttaGTGCCTCTGCGTGACTCTGCATGCTTCCCACATTTCAATTGTAGCGCTGGCGAAGGAGCGCACCGAGAGGGCTGGGGTGTCGGGGCTaggcgcggggcggcgacTGGTAGGCAGCAAACGGAGATCAAAGTTTGCAGAGCACTAGCTGGCGTTTCGATTGCTGACCGTTTCCCTCGCGttgcgccgcgggagagccTCCGCTACCTGCAGCGAGGTAGGTGAATCGCAACGCAGCCTGGTGGCTCCGCGTCAATTGGTCTTTTTTCCCCGACCCCAGCCGTCTCTTCTTGTTAGTAGTTCTTGTTCGTTCTGCTTTGTCCTGTTCTCGTCCCCTTTTCCGCATGCTTACTTCCGTCTGCCTCTGTCCCGTTTCGCGTCTCAGCTCACTGCCCAAATCTCCGCATAGGCTCAACTCTCCGTATCAGGgttctcccttctctccagaagaagaggactcTCCAACTGCATCTCTCCGTCCCTCGTTGGCCCACTTCCCGCAGCACGTTGATGCGCGAGGGGGAGAGTAGAGAcagtctcttcttcctttcttGGCTAGCACACCCCACCACTGCGCTCTTACCTGTATCGGGATGCAGCGCACAGTTGTGACGTTTCCCAGGCAGCGTTCGCGCGTCTAGTTTTCGCGCGCACGCTCTGCACAGTCTGCCACAGAGATATGTGAAATATAGACACAGCGAAAAGCATCTGACAGGGAAGTGCAACGGAGAACGTAGCACGGATTCTTTCCCCCAGCTCTCTGGAAAGATGCAGAACGCGGGATCAAGACCTGGAGTAGGGGGTAGGAGGCCGCAGTTCGCGAATACAACGTAGAaacggcaggcgcgcgcgcttaTCAAACGCGGACGCCAGGGAAGACGCAAAGAGGGAGACGTACCAGCATTTCGTGTGGCAGGGCGCGGATGGTGCAAGAAAGGGGGCAAAGACAGGCTGACCTGCCTCCCTGATACAACCATCCAAAACGAAATCAAAGCAGAGGATGGCTGCCGATACGCCGCGGTTCCGGCGAATTGAACTTGCTGGCCACAATGCAGCCGACACACCGGGAAAGTTTTCCTCAGAACCAATCACTTCGTTCAATTCCCCGCACACCGGCAGATGGCGGCTCTACCGCGCACTGTCTTTGCTTCATGGAGTACGGTGCTCAGACTTCGAGTGTGAAGCATGAgacgtcgcgcggctcttcaTTTAGACGAGGGTGAAAAATGAGATGGGCGCTTCCCCCTCACGGTGGAATccccgcgtctgcctcacaTAACAGGGGAGTACTCTGCGCACACTGACCTAGCAAGCTCCCTAGACAAGGTTTTGTGATAAAATGCCGGTTCGTGGCGGCCCACGCCCTTTGGTGGACGCGTACTGCGCGGCATCGCTTCAGAAACGGTCTGCGTCTGTGGCTCGAGTGGCGATTGACTGCTCACGGTGGCATGCGTTTTTAGCAAAAGCCCTTGGCCTGCACGCCTCTTCCCCGGCGTGCCCTGTTCTGTGACGCGTAACTGAAGCACGACTCCACCCCTGAAGTCCCTGTGGTCCTGTGCGGTCTCGCCAAATACTGCCGCGGGAGTGACTTTTGTTTTCTAAGTGGCCAGACTCCTTCTTGAGATATCACACTAGGGCAGCCTTTTTGAGTTGAGAATACATGCTACTTGGGGGTGAACTAAGTTATTTTCAACGCCTACGGTAGAGCCCGGAATGAATACTCCCGGGCCTATGCCCTCATTGATAAGAATGATTGAACGTGCTTGCGTCGCAACGCTGACAGAAATGAGCGTGCCACTCTGGAACCTTGCCATTGTGAGATGTCCTCAAGCCATCAGCCAAACAGCCGAAGCTTGTTTTTGCAGGAATGGGAATCAGCTCCACCCCATCGCTACACTGAGACGTGTGCACTTTTCTGTGCCTGGGGATCTATCACACGGACGTGTTCCTGCAAATCTTGAGCGTTGCTGCAAAAACAAGCTGGTCGCCtgcagacagcgacgacCTTTCCGGTGTAACGCTCCAACTGGAGAGCAATCTCAACCCTGCACTGTGACTAGAGGGAGGCAAGCGGCACTTGCGGCTTCGACCCGTCATGGAACTGTGTTGTGCGACATGCGGTAGAACAATCTCGCACTGGCTCGTCCCTCGTATTAACCCAGTAGCAAATGGCTGCAGTCGTTCTCATTCCCGTCTAAATGCCCGGACTAGCGCCACACAGTCCAAGTAGTCCCGGTTGGTTGTCTGCACGTGAACGTACACGCTCATGTGCGCACTAGACAGAAGATAAGGTGGCGGCGTTTCTACGTGGGTCCTCCATGCTATCGTTCACAGGGGCAAAAGGAATGGGATAGGAAGAGTGAGGCCTGATAGTTGGCACGCCGACAGAAGGTGAATCCTGCGGTTTTTCGCATAAGGTCTGGGGGCGTGGAAGCTCTCCGGTGTCTATACACCTGATTCCTCAAGCAGAAGAGAGTATTATTAAATGATAATAGAGGAACAATGGCTGGGCGAAACCGTCTGGAGCACGTGTTCCGCTAAAGTCGAAGAGCATTCACGCTggacgcctgccgcggccgcacaTCGCATGCATAGCGACTGAAAAATGTGAGTGCGGACTATGTTCGAGAAAAAGGAGGGAGCTCCACTTCTTCGGGCAGATCTGGGAGAGGGGGGTCTGGGTGCCTCCTTTTCTCgcattttcttcttccagCACGGAACGGAGTTGTGCTCCGAAGCGGTTTCTGTTCTCcactttcctctctctgtgtgtaAGGAGGGAACGGTACGTTATCCGCCTTTTCTTTGTCCCTCGTGTACGAGGATCCTTCGCACGCCTCTTGCTTGGCGTACATCccccctgcctcgcgcctcgcgtacTAAACAACGCACACTTACTGATTTTTCTCCACGTCTTCCCCTTGCTCTTTCTGTTGTCGTCCACTGcatttttctcttctctctcctgtttTTCTTTCCCACCTTTTTTCCCTCTCTTGTCGCCTGTaccctcgtcttcgctcatCGTCCGTTCTCGTCCTTCCACACTTGCGCCGTTTTGCAGATAGAGAGGCCGCCCCCGTCTTGAGCAAAAACATCACTTTTTGCTTCCCTCCTCTGTATTATCTCtccccttcttctctctgcactTTTAACGTTCCATCGACGGACTCACTCACTCGGGTACACAGGAGAATCGTTTTTGCCCACGAGTCTTTGTCCCTCTTGCCACGGTAAGCATGGCGCCCGGTCTTCTCCTCTTGCTTGAATCTTAACATAGGTTTCACGTTTGCTTCCCCTTCCgtgtcttctgtctcttcttttttccaCGGCTTTTCTGCTTGGATCTTTTGCATTTACCCTGCGTTTCTGCGGCAATGTGTTGTCTTTTTCGCCCCTGGCTGTTTCGGCTGTGCAATCAGGTCTCTTACGTGACCCtttcccttctcttctttcttgcACTCTCTGTCCCTTTCTCAGTGCTCTCCTCGACGATGTTTCCAGTCTTTTCCTTGTTTGCCTCCGCATTCCGGTGCGTGTTCACCACTCTGCTTGTCCATTTCCTACCAGGTCTTACGCAGACTCTGTTGAGAACTCACACTCTTCTCTGACTGTCTTTTCCCTTCATTGCACTGCGCGACCCTCAAAACAAAACCTGACAGTGGGCGTGCACCTCTGCGCTCTCCAGCACAAGAAAAACGTCTGTGCACCAGCCTTTTCCTCTCAGCAACG is drawn from Besnoitia besnoiti strain Bb-Ger1 chromosome VI, whole genome shotgun sequence and contains these coding sequences:
- a CDS encoding putative rab GDI alpha (encoded by transcript BESB_066780); translated protein: MDEEYDAIVCGTGLKECILSGLLSTHGKKVLHVDRNGYYGGESASLNLTNLYEKFKPGETPPQSLGFNRDWNVDLIPKFVMACGKLVKVLLTTKVTRYLEWQVIEGTYVYQYQKAGFFSNAKYIHKVPSTDTEALTSPLMPLLEKNRCKNFLSYCAQWELENPETWKGFDPKRHSMKQVYDYFGLQPNTIDFVGHAVALYTSDDYLSQPMGQTMEKIKLYMYSISRYGKSPFIYPLYGLGGLPEGFSRLCAINGGTYMLNKPIDGFVYDDNGKVCGVKSVDGEVARCKMVVCDPSYVKYDPKKVRKAGQVIRCICILGNPIPSTSNASSCQIIIPQRQVNRKNDIYVMLVSSSHGVALKGKYIAIISTTVETDDPMKEIAPALELLGLIEQQFVQVSDVYEAATDGTEDNVFVSGSFDATSHFESATEDVLRIWKNMTGEDLDLSVKAEPEDLQEM